Within Acidimicrobiales bacterium, the genomic segment CACGCCTCCTGCCGACACGCCGGCTGCGGAGGTGCCCGTCGAGAGCGCCCCGGAGGTCCAGGTCGACGCGTCGCCGGCGGTGCCGGTGGTGCTCGGCGTCACGCTGGAGCGCGAGGCCGCTGCCATCAGCCAGCTGCCCCGGACCGGCGAGGCGACCTCGGCGCTGGTGCTCCTCGCCGGTGCGATCCTGTTCCTCGGTGGCCTGCTCACCATGGGCTCCGAGGCACTGCGATCCCGCCAGGCGACCGGACGTC encodes:
- a CDS encoding LPXTG cell wall anchor domain-containing protein, giving the protein TPPADTPAAEVPVESAPEVQVDASPAVPVVLGVTLEREAAAISQLPRTGEATSALVLLAGAILFLGGLLTMGSEALRSRQATGRRATA